CAAGGAGACGATCAAGATGAAGGTCGAGGCGAGCGAGGAGCAGCAGACCGGCGTCTATATCGACATCAAGGCCTGAGACCGACCCCGCCGATGTCGGGGCGGAACCGTTCAATTCGTCCTGTGGGCTAGCTTGACCCTGCGCGCGCGCCTATCTGGCTGGGACGCCGAGAATAGCCCGGAGCCCGCGTGCAGCCGATCATTTCCGTATCCGGTCTCTCGAAGACCTATGCCGGGGGCTTCCAGGCGCTGAAGAGCGTCGACCTCGATATCCGCAAGGGTGAGATTTTCGCTCTGCTTGGCCCGAACGGGGCCGGTAAGACCACCCTGATCAGCATCATCTGCGGGATCGTCAACGCGACGACCGGAACCGTGGTCGCCGACGGGCACGACATCCGCAAGGAATACCGCGCCGCCCGCTCCAAGATCGGCCTGGTTCCCCAGGAGCTTTCCACCGACGCCTTCGAAACCGTCTGGGCCACGGTGAAGTTCTCCCGCGGCCTCTTCGGCAGGCCGCCCAACAACGGCTACCTCGAGAAGGTGCTGCGCGACCTCAGCCTCTGGGACAAGAAGGACACCAAGATCATGGCGCTTTCCGGCGGCATGAAGCGCCGGGTGATGATCGCCAAGGCGCTCAGCCACGAGCCGCGGATCCTGTTCCTGGACGAGCCCACCGCCGGGGTCGATGTCGAGCTGCGCCGCGACATGTGGGAGATGGTCCGGCGCCTGCGCGAGAGCGGCGTCACCATCATCCTGACCACCCACTATATCGAGGAGGCCGAGGAGATGGCCGACCGGATCGGGGTGATCAATAACGGCGAGCTGATCCTGGTCGAGGACAAGGACGTGCTCATGCGCAAGCTGGGCAAGAAGCAGCTCACCCTGCACCTGCAGACCCCGCTCACCGACCTGCCGGCCGGTCTGGACGCCTACCAGCTGGAACTGGCCGCCGACGGCCAGGAGCTCACCTACACCTTCAACGCCCAGGCCGACGAGACCGGGATCGCCGCCCTCCTGCGCCAGCTCAACGGCGCGGGTGTGGACTTCAAGGACCTTCAGACCAAGGAAAGCTCCCTGGAGGAGATCTTCGTCAGCCTGGTGAGCACGCGCCCATGAACCTGCACGCCATCAAGGCCATCTATATCTTCGAGCTGGCGCGCACCTGGCGCACGCTGCTGCAGTCGATCGCCTCGCCGGTGATCTCGACCTCGCTCTATTTCGTCGTCTTCGGCTCGGCCATCGGCTCGCGGATGGCGCAGATCGACGGGGTCAGCTACGGCGCCTTCATCGTGCCCGGCCTGATCATGCTGTCGATCCTCACCGAGAGCATCTCGAACGCCAGCTTCGGCATCTACATGCCTAAGTGGTCCGGCACGATCTACGAGGTGCTGTCGGCGCCGATCTCGGCCTTCGAGATCGTCATCGGCTATGTGGGCGCGGCGGCCACCAAGTCGGTGATCCTGGGGCTCATCATCCTGGCCACGGCGCGGCTGTTCGTGGACTTCAGCATCCTGCATCCCGGGGTGATGCTCGCCTTCCTGGTGCTCACCTCGCTGACTTTCAGCCTGTTCGGCTTCGTCATCGGCGTCTGGGCCGACGGCTTCGAGAAGCTGCAGATCGTGCCGACCATGATCGTCACGCCGCTGACCTTCCTGGGCGGCAGCTTCTATTCGATCAGCATGCTGCCGGAGGTCTGGCAGAAGATCGCCCTGTTCAACCCGGTGGTCTATCTGGTCTCGGGCTTTCGCTGGGCCTTCTACGGGGTGTCCGACGTCGATGTGGGGCTCAGCCTGACCGCCACCTTCGGCTTCATGGCGCTCTGCCTGGTGGCGATCTGGCAGATCTTCCGCACGGGCTACAAGCTGAAGACCTAGGCCGGGGTCGGCGGCGGGGCGCCCCCCAGGTCCGAAGGGGGTGCGCGGCCCTCGCCCAGCACCACCGCAAAGCTTCCGGCGATGATCAGCAGCCCGCCCAGGGCAAGCGCCAGGGTCAGGTGGTCGCCGAACGCCAGGACCCCGAGGGTCGCGCCCATCAGCGGCTCGATATTGATGAACACCCCGGCGCTGGCCGCGCCCACCCGGGCCGAGCCGAACTGCCACGCCGCGGTCGCCAGCAGGGTGGCGAAGACGCCCTGGCCGACGATGCCCGCCCAGGCGAAGGCGCTGAGATCCAGCTTCGGAGGGCCGTGCATGAAGAGGGCGATGGGCAGGATGGTCGCCGCCGCCACGATCACCGTGACCGACGGAACCGCCATCGGGTCGGCGGGCTTCGGCGCGTGGCGCAG
This genomic stretch from Phenylobacterium sp. LH3H17 harbors:
- a CDS encoding ABC transporter ATP-binding protein, whose amino-acid sequence is MQPIISVSGLSKTYAGGFQALKSVDLDIRKGEIFALLGPNGAGKTTLISIICGIVNATTGTVVADGHDIRKEYRAARSKIGLVPQELSTDAFETVWATVKFSRGLFGRPPNNGYLEKVLRDLSLWDKKDTKIMALSGGMKRRVMIAKALSHEPRILFLDEPTAGVDVELRRDMWEMVRRLRESGVTIILTTHYIEEAEEMADRIGVINNGELILVEDKDVLMRKLGKKQLTLHLQTPLTDLPAGLDAYQLELAADGQELTYTFNAQADETGIAALLRQLNGAGVDFKDLQTKESSLEEIFVSLVSTRP
- a CDS encoding ABC transporter permease — protein: MNLHAIKAIYIFELARTWRTLLQSIASPVISTSLYFVVFGSAIGSRMAQIDGVSYGAFIVPGLIMLSILTESISNASFGIYMPKWSGTIYEVLSAPISAFEIVIGYVGAAATKSVILGLIILATARLFVDFSILHPGVMLAFLVLTSLTFSLFGFVIGVWADGFEKLQIVPTMIVTPLTFLGGSFYSISMLPEVWQKIALFNPVVYLVSGFRWAFYGVSDVDVGLSLTATFGFMALCLVAIWQIFRTGYKLKT